One Bubalus bubalis isolate 160015118507 breed Murrah chromosome 10, NDDB_SH_1, whole genome shotgun sequence genomic window carries:
- the LOC112587476 gene encoding uncharacterized protein LOC112587476, whose product MVALLARAERGRGWSAAAGHPGCARRGRAAQHIVSGRGDAARRGRGARAALGCLTGIRCRRRSAATARRGGGGRAGVGGPRGAAAAATPDCSTGALRQAAARAHLPAAAPGRTIGCPRGAREIELSIHSWACRARAAAAELSPGALEDARCPPQPKGASPRGLWARTVAAAGSSSGGCERRGLSLGSRCALHGLLEDPQPAVSGLRLEGGSSETVRRPWNGPLTWNHCFKCRAWRLGTETSGSLQPCF is encoded by the exons ATGGTCGCGTTGCTCGCTCGGGCAGAGCGGGGGAGAGGGT GGAGCGCGGCGGCCGGACACCCGGGATGCGCGCGGCGGGGCCGGGCCGCTCAGCACATTGTGAGCGGGCGAGGGGACGCGGCGCGGAGGGGCCGGGGAGCGAGGGCGGCGCTCGGCTGCCTGACTGGAATCCGCTGTCGCCGCCGCTCGGCCGCCACAGCCCggcggggaggagggggccgggccggggtggggggaccgcggggcgcggcggcggcggcgacacCAGACTGCTCGACTGGAGCCCTGCGTCAGGCGGCGGCACGCGCACACCTGCCCGCCGCCGCTCCGGGCCGCACTATTGGCTGTCCGCGCGGAGCGCGCGAGATTGAACTTTCCATTCATTCTTGGGCCTGCCGGGCgcgcgcggcggcggcggagctTTCCCCGGGGGCTCTCGAGGACGCGCGCTGCCCGCCCCAACCGAAAGGCGCGTCCCCGCGCGGACTGTGGGCGCGCACGGTCGCTGCCGCCGGCTCTTCGAGTGGAGGTTGCGAGCGTCGGGGCCTGTCACTCGGGTCCCGCTGCGCGCTGCACGGGCTCCTGGAGGACCCTCAGCCGGCGGTCTCTGGGCTGCGCCTGGAGGGAGGCAGCAGCGAAACTGTAAGAAG ACCTTGGAATGGCCCACTTACCTGGAATCACTGCTTCAAATGTCGAGCCTGGAGATTGGGAACAGAGACAAGTGGTAGCCTCCAGCCATGCTTTTAG